One stretch of Akkermansia sp. RCC_12PD DNA includes these proteins:
- a CDS encoding helix-turn-helix domain-containing protein, which translates to MIYRFKKTFIGVGGREYINNPKLSFPEHVKIRRKGTEPKSGQPYASASGAFMETSSIAARLRCSPSAARQYLHRHGVRFRVVRKSTGSLTLCWRRLDVERLLAAREPVCRRAPLCYVNMEEAVRYLGVVRSYVYRLVKKGLLREYRCRIKTVRGFRVRCFYHREDLEHIKLHVLHKR; encoded by the coding sequence ATGATTTATCGTTTCAAAAAGACATTCATTGGAGTAGGAGGGCGGGAATATATCAATAATCCCAAACTGAGTTTCCCTGAACACGTAAAAATCCGCCGCAAGGGAACGGAACCCAAGTCCGGGCAGCCTTATGCCAGTGCGTCCGGGGCGTTCATGGAAACATCCTCCATAGCGGCGCGGTTGCGCTGCAGTCCTTCCGCCGCCCGGCAATATCTGCACCGTCATGGAGTACGTTTCCGCGTAGTCCGCAAGAGTACTGGCTCTCTCACGCTCTGCTGGCGCCGTCTGGACGTGGAGCGTCTCCTGGCGGCGCGGGAACCGGTCTGCCGCCGCGCCCCATTGTGCTACGTGAATATGGAAGAGGCCGTCCGCTACTTGGGCGTGGTCAGAAGCTACGTTTACAGGCTGGTCAAAAAAGGCCTGCTGCGCGAATACAGGTGTCGCATCAAGACGGTCCGCGGATTCCGCGTACGGTGTTTTTATCACCGGGAAGACCTGGAGCATATCAAGCTGCACGTTCTCCACAAGAGATAG
- a CDS encoding SLBB domain-containing protein codes for MKKYLYSIVCFILAAGGFAFSQSPDAVPAHGTIEIQVRGIPADDAAAISGQYLLDGNGTIRMPQLPPGQDVLRVVGRTARQIEDMLAAAYKKAELYTSPTFLVKVQSSDVQLTQHIVLVSGNVAMKKNVPWRRGMTLLEAIVGAGDVTEWGSRYVQVTRGGKTVTYDYFSTKDRAIPIQPNDRVFVPQRGMFETRPSKLLP; via the coding sequence ATGAAAAAGTATCTGTATTCCATTGTGTGTTTCATCCTGGCTGCAGGAGGATTTGCGTTCTCGCAGTCCCCGGATGCCGTGCCCGCGCATGGAACCATTGAAATTCAGGTGCGCGGCATCCCTGCCGACGACGCTGCCGCCATTTCCGGTCAATATCTGCTGGATGGCAATGGAACCATCCGCATGCCCCAGCTTCCCCCCGGGCAGGATGTGTTGCGGGTAGTGGGCCGGACGGCGCGGCAGATTGAGGACATGCTTGCCGCTGCCTACAAGAAGGCGGAACTGTACACTTCTCCCACCTTTTTGGTGAAAGTGCAGAGTTCCGACGTGCAGCTGACCCAGCATATCGTTTTGGTGAGCGGAAACGTAGCCATGAAAAAGAATGTTCCATGGCGGCGCGGCATGACGCTGCTGGAAGCGATTGTCGGCGCCGGGGATGTTACGGAATGGGGATCCCGCTATGTCCAGGTGACGCGCGGCGGCAAGACCGTCACGTATGATTATTTTTCCACCAAGGACAGGGCTATACCCATTCAGCCCAATGACCGTGTTTTCGTTCCGCAGCGCGGCATGTTTGAAACACGGCCTTCCAAGCTTCTTCCCTGA
- a CDS encoding polysaccharide biosynthesis tyrosine autokinase, translated as MNAPDLQNGDPIVRNIDYIQVLKNRWKEVFLVFMLVLVISLVVTLLMPPSFRATSKFQIKRPRPVMGIGTGEDVVASSNMTDNYIPMQYSVLTSSEVLKVVSKKLNLAAEWGMTDELAATNLAGMIKVSPRRATDLVDVIVSGPDPKLVQNIAKAVPEAYKQDREMRENRLVETAIKSLQDVLREQEDIVNDKMMALKKLIAENDYLPSTMYRSGDNRVMTGAMEDEDFRNSKAQLMKFEKDEQELAAYVAEIQRLPDDKLMDYVTNSDLLNAEILAADSLRKTYQEYMEKDKERETLKSQNLGPKHPKMVALQETANILKEKLSKELVGLRSSLKSKLEMVAASRMKWEKIVAQKEEDLRHHVMKMPVYEQTSREYDTALDQLKTLDARYKDEIARLRVPRESIEMYDNPLLPSAPYKPDVTLNLAVGAVAGLLLGVGLALLLEFMDTSVKTMEDVERALQVPVLGIIPKNVPILHSAGSLGPDAEAYRILRTNIEFNKKGLEEISLTFVSGSAGEGKTTTLCNLAYICAQGAMATLMIDGDLRRSKLHRYYELDNEVGLTSYLLEDYPLEDVIFQTPVENLYVMPAGPIPFDPSGALNSRKFSELLQEVKQRFDIVLVDSPPILGVSDSAVIVSEVDMTLMVVQPRKLPLKALLRQKQVIESVGGNLAGVVMNNVDITSDHQYQYYTTYYSYYSAESGASDGNADASSLKKAERSGKAKELAATQSSDNEDLY; from the coding sequence ATGAATGCCCCAGATCTGCAGAATGGCGATCCTATCGTACGCAATATTGATTATATACAAGTTCTGAAAAACCGCTGGAAAGAAGTCTTTCTTGTTTTCATGCTGGTTCTGGTTATTTCCCTGGTGGTGACGCTTCTGATGCCCCCTTCGTTCCGTGCGACGAGTAAGTTTCAGATCAAGCGTCCCAGGCCGGTGATGGGGATCGGTACGGGGGAGGATGTCGTGGCATCGTCCAATATGACGGACAACTACATCCCCATGCAGTATTCGGTTCTGACTTCGTCCGAAGTGCTGAAAGTGGTATCCAAAAAACTGAATCTGGCTGCGGAATGGGGCATGACGGATGAGTTGGCTGCTACCAACCTGGCTGGAATGATCAAGGTATCCCCCCGCCGTGCAACGGACTTGGTGGATGTCATTGTCTCCGGGCCTGACCCCAAACTGGTTCAGAACATTGCCAAGGCAGTCCCGGAAGCTTACAAGCAGGACCGTGAAATGCGTGAAAACCGGTTGGTGGAAACGGCTATCAAGAGCCTTCAAGACGTTCTCCGGGAACAGGAGGACATTGTCAATGACAAGATGATGGCTCTCAAGAAGTTGATTGCGGAAAACGACTATTTGCCCTCCACCATGTACAGGAGCGGGGACAATCGTGTGATGACCGGTGCCATGGAAGACGAGGATTTCCGGAATTCCAAGGCACAACTCATGAAATTTGAGAAGGATGAGCAGGAGTTGGCTGCGTATGTTGCAGAAATTCAGCGTCTTCCGGATGACAAACTGATGGATTATGTAACCAATTCCGATCTTTTGAATGCGGAAATTCTGGCGGCGGACTCTTTGCGCAAAACCTATCAGGAATATATGGAGAAGGATAAGGAGAGGGAAACTCTCAAATCCCAGAACCTGGGGCCCAAGCATCCCAAGATGGTGGCTCTCCAGGAAACGGCGAACATCTTGAAGGAAAAGCTGAGCAAGGAACTTGTGGGACTCCGCTCATCCTTGAAAAGCAAGCTGGAAATGGTTGCTGCAAGCCGTATGAAGTGGGAGAAGATTGTAGCTCAAAAGGAAGAGGATCTCCGGCACCATGTGATGAAGATGCCTGTTTATGAACAGACCAGCCGCGAGTATGATACGGCCCTGGATCAGCTCAAAACGCTGGATGCCCGCTACAAGGATGAAATCGCGCGCTTGCGCGTTCCCCGTGAATCGATTGAAATGTATGATAATCCTCTGTTGCCCTCAGCTCCATACAAGCCGGATGTAACGTTGAATCTGGCGGTGGGCGCCGTTGCTGGTTTGCTGTTGGGTGTGGGCCTGGCCCTTCTGCTGGAATTCATGGATACTTCCGTCAAGACCATGGAGGATGTGGAACGGGCTCTACAAGTGCCTGTTCTAGGGATCATTCCCAAAAACGTCCCCATTCTGCATTCCGCCGGTTCTCTGGGGCCGGATGCTGAGGCCTACCGCATTTTGAGGACGAACATAGAATTCAACAAGAAGGGGCTTGAGGAAATATCCCTGACCTTTGTTTCCGGCAGTGCCGGGGAAGGCAAAACCACGACGTTGTGCAACCTGGCCTATATCTGCGCCCAGGGGGCTATGGCCACCTTGATGATTGATGGGGACCTTCGCCGTTCCAAGTTGCACAGATACTATGAGCTGGACAATGAAGTGGGGCTTACGTCCTACCTGCTGGAAGACTATCCTTTGGAGGACGTGATCTTTCAGACGCCTGTGGAAAACCTGTACGTCATGCCTGCGGGGCCGATTCCCTTTGACCCGTCGGGAGCCTTGAACTCACGCAAGTTCAGCGAACTGCTCCAGGAGGTGAAGCAGCGTTTCGATATTGTGCTGGTGGATTCTCCGCCCATTCTCGGCGTCAGTGATTCAGCCGTGATTGTGAGCGAGGTGGATATGACCCTGATGGTTGTCCAGCCGCGCAAGCTTCCGTTGAAAGCCTTGCTGAGGCAGAAACAGGTCATTGAATCCGTCGGCGGCAATCTGGCGGGCGTGGTGATGAATAATGTGGACATTACTTCCGATCACCAGTATCAATATTACACAACCTACTACTCCTATTATTCTGCGGAAAGCGGAGCTTCCGACGGCAATGCTGACGCTTCTTCCCTGAAGAAGGCCGAGCGTTCCGGCAAAGCCAAGGAACTGGCGGCTACGCAGTCCAGTGATAATGAGGATCTGTATTAA